DNA sequence from the Cohnella herbarum genome:
TTGGGCGCGGAGCATGACGCGAAGGCAGTAACGGCGGTAGGCGTCGGAATTCCGGGTTTAGTCGATCCGATTTCCGGAATTTCCAGATTCGCGGGCAATTTGAATTGGCGCGATATACCGGTCGTCTCTCTATTGGAAAGCGAGCTCGGCATTCCGGTTCATATCGATAACGACGTAAGGATGTACGTGTACGGAGAGGCGGTAGCGGGAGCGGGACGAGGGATCGAGCATGTGCTCGGGATTACGATCGGAACCGGGATCGCAGCCGCCATGGTTCATGGAGGACAGCCGTATTACGGGTATAAGTCGATGGCCGGAGAAATCGGGCACGTGCGGATGGACGGCGTGGAAGATGCTTGTTCGTGCGGGCTAAACGGCTGCCTAGAAACGGTTGCATCCGCATCCGGAATGGTGAGGCAGGCGAAGAAGGCATTAATCGAAGGCCGGGAAAGCGTGCTCGGAACTTGGTTTCCCGGACAGGAGATCGACCGTCTGACGGCCGCTCATCTGTCGCAGGCGATGGACCAAGGCGATGCATTGGCGACGGAAATCATCGCGAGGGCCGGAGCATTGACCGGACAAGCGCTTGCGGCCGCGGTTATGGTGTTAAGTCCCGAAGCGATCGTCATCGGCGGCGGAGGCGCGTTAGCCGGCGAGAGATTGCTGAAGCCATTGCGCGAGGAATTGTTCCGTCTGATTTTGCCCGACTTCCGCGAAGGGCTAAAGGTCGTCACCGCGGAACATAACGACGATGCGGGCATTATCGGAAGCGCGTTATATGCAAGGCATAAGCAATAATCGAAGCCCATTCATAGTCGGGAAGGCTATAAATCGGTATATCATCTATCATCCTAAAGACTTTCATTTGGAGGAATCGAATATGGCATTGGTCTCATCAACTCCGCTTCTTAGCACGGCGCGTGCCGAAGGCTATTGCATCGGCGCGTTTAACGTTCATACGCTTGAAATGCTGCAAGCGGTAGTCGAAGCCGCGGAAGAAACGCGTTCCCCGCTGATCATTCAATCCACAGTCGGCACCGTTAAGCATTTGGGCGCCGATTATATCGCCGCCGCGGCGACGGTTGCGGCGAACCGCAGCTCCGTTCCGATCGCGCTGCATCTGGACCATTGCTCTGATTTCAATATCATCATGCAATGCATTCGCGCGGGCTATACTTCCGTCATGATCGACGCTTCGCACGATCCGTTCGATAAGAACGTGGCCGAAACCCGCAAAGTTGTGGAAGCCGCGTCGGCGGTCGGCGTAAACGTGGAAGCGGAGTTAGGAAGAGTAGGCGGCGTGGAAGACGATATCGTTGTCGACGAGCGGGACGCCCTGCTCGCGGATCCGGAGGAATGCGCGAGATTCGTG
Encoded proteins:
- a CDS encoding ROK family protein, which codes for MAITIGVDVGGTNIVCGAVDETGGVLLKLKQPTEAGKGHAEVLSRIAGMVRHIRAELGAEHDAKAVTAVGVGIPGLVDPISGISRFAGNLNWRDIPVVSLLESELGIPVHIDNDVRMYVYGEAVAGAGRGIEHVLGITIGTGIAAAMVHGGQPYYGYKSMAGEIGHVRMDGVEDACSCGLNGCLETVASASGMVRQAKKALIEGRESVLGTWFPGQEIDRLTAAHLSQAMDQGDALATEIIARAGALTGQALAAAVMVLSPEAIVIGGGGALAGERLLKPLREELFRLILPDFREGLKVVTAEHNDDAGIIGSALYARHKQ
- the fba gene encoding class II fructose-1,6-bisphosphate aldolase, yielding MALVSSTPLLSTARAEGYCIGAFNVHTLEMLQAVVEAAEETRSPLIIQSTVGTVKHLGADYIAAAATVAANRSSVPIALHLDHCSDFNIIMQCIRAGYTSVMIDASHDPFDKNVAETRKVVEAASAVGVNVEAELGRVGGVEDDIVVDERDALLADPEECARFVELTGVHTLAPAIGTAHGIYKGDPNIDFDRIGRIASRVSVPLVLHGGSGIPEDQVRRAVSLGMSKMNVATELRIVFSDAIKQVFANNPDENDPRKYMVPAKQALKAAAIEKMRLCGSIGKA